From Streptomyces sp. TLI_053, a single genomic window includes:
- a CDS encoding TetR family transcriptional regulator, producing MNPSEPEPGLRTLKKQRTRQTLADVAIALFLERGFAQVSVAEIAAAAEVSKPTLFRYFATKEELVLHRFADHLGEAGRVVRDRAADLTPLDALERHHLAGLAAHDPQTGLTDDPEVLAFLRLVHETPELSAQLLDYVDADADALAEALDPAGGITARLFAAQYVAVRQVLARTAWARLADGQDITEAAPQAAAETAAAFALLRDGARAQGF from the coding sequence ATGAACCCGAGCGAACCAGAACCGGGTCTGCGGACCCTCAAGAAGCAGCGCACCCGGCAGACCCTCGCCGATGTCGCCATCGCCCTCTTCCTCGAGCGGGGCTTCGCCCAGGTCTCGGTCGCCGAGATCGCCGCAGCCGCCGAGGTCTCCAAGCCCACCCTGTTCCGGTACTTCGCCACCAAGGAGGAACTGGTCCTGCACCGCTTCGCCGACCACCTCGGCGAAGCCGGCCGGGTGGTGCGCGACCGCGCCGCCGACCTCACCCCGCTGGACGCCCTGGAACGCCACCACCTCGCCGGGCTGGCCGCGCACGACCCCCAGACCGGACTGACCGACGATCCCGAGGTGCTCGCCTTCCTCCGGCTCGTCCACGAGACCCCGGAGCTCTCCGCCCAGCTCCTGGACTACGTCGACGCCGACGCGGACGCGCTCGCCGAGGCGCTGGACCCGGCGGGCGGCATCACCGCCCGGCTGTTCGCCGCCCAGTACGTGGCCGTCCGCCAGGTGCTCGCCCGCACCGCCTGGGCCCGGCTGGCCGACGGGCAGGACATCACCGAGGCGGCCCCGCAGGCCGCCGCCGAGACCGCCGCCGCCTTCGCCCTGCTGCGCGACGGCGCCCGCGCCCAGGGGTTCTGA
- a CDS encoding FAD-dependent monooxygenase, whose protein sequence is MTNVVIVGAGPTGLTLACGLARQGVAVRVLERAAAHATGSRGKTLNPRSLEILADLGLAGELAAVGRTHLPFRKYFEGDFVNETEPFAGARPSATTPYPAGRWLRQPQLEALLRERLAALGAEVELGAELVDVRQDADGAEAVLADGRRIAADYLVACDGGRSTVRKLLGIPFVGDGDPEPLMVCGDVEVEGLEPDAWHQWFGPKGVFMLCPFEGSSRWQLQASPETAADGTTVPPSLESFRRLAAEHTGRDDLRLGNATWLSTWRVNVRMAERYREGRVLLAGDCAHVHPTAGGLGMNTGIQDAWNLAWKLGYVVRGIAGPALLDTYQEERLPIAAWTLDVTSAGMAAVVEGIGTPGIGVEAGGVGDLTGLSLGYRWSGLAAGAPADGGPEALLRAGDRAPDGPCAGPDGAPGRLFERFAGDDFTLLGLGAGARPELAGLPGHVRPVRVEDRDGEVRRAYGVTGEALVLVRPDNHVALVTPAADAGPVHAFLAGLGAAG, encoded by the coding sequence ATGACGAACGTGGTGATCGTGGGAGCGGGGCCGACCGGACTGACGCTGGCCTGCGGGCTGGCCCGGCAGGGCGTGGCGGTACGGGTCCTGGAGCGGGCCGCCGCCCACGCCACCGGCTCCCGCGGCAAGACGCTCAACCCCCGCAGCCTGGAGATCCTCGCGGACCTGGGCCTCGCCGGGGAACTGGCCGCGGTGGGCCGCACCCACCTGCCGTTCCGCAAGTACTTCGAGGGCGACTTCGTCAACGAGACCGAGCCGTTCGCCGGCGCCCGGCCCAGCGCCACCACCCCCTACCCGGCCGGCCGCTGGCTGCGGCAGCCGCAGCTGGAGGCGCTGCTGCGCGAGCGGCTCGCCGCGCTCGGGGCGGAGGTCGAACTCGGCGCCGAACTGGTGGACGTCCGGCAGGACGCCGACGGGGCGGAGGCCGTGCTCGCGGACGGCCGCCGGATCGCCGCCGACTACCTGGTCGCCTGCGACGGCGGCCGCTCGACGGTGCGCAAACTGCTGGGCATCCCCTTCGTGGGCGACGGCGACCCGGAGCCGTTGATGGTCTGCGGCGACGTCGAGGTCGAGGGCCTGGAGCCGGATGCCTGGCACCAGTGGTTCGGGCCGAAGGGCGTCTTCATGCTCTGCCCCTTCGAGGGCAGCTCCCGCTGGCAGCTCCAGGCCAGCCCGGAGACCGCCGCCGACGGCACGACGGTGCCGCCGTCACTGGAGAGCTTCCGGCGGCTCGCGGCCGAGCACACCGGCCGCGACGACCTCCGGCTCGGCAACGCCACCTGGCTGTCCACCTGGCGGGTCAACGTCCGGATGGCCGAGCGCTACCGCGAGGGCCGGGTCCTGCTGGCCGGCGACTGTGCCCACGTCCACCCCACGGCGGGCGGACTCGGCATGAACACCGGCATCCAGGACGCCTGGAACCTCGCCTGGAAGCTCGGGTACGTGGTGCGCGGAATCGCCGGGCCCGCCCTGCTGGACACCTACCAGGAGGAGCGGCTGCCGATCGCGGCGTGGACCCTCGACGTCACCAGTGCCGGGATGGCGGCCGTGGTGGAGGGGATCGGCACGCCCGGCATCGGGGTCGAGGCCGGCGGGGTCGGCGACCTCACCGGACTGTCCCTCGGCTACCGGTGGAGCGGCCTCGCCGCAGGCGCCCCGGCCGACGGCGGTCCGGAAGCGCTGCTCCGGGCCGGTGACCGGGCGCCCGACGGCCCCTGCGCGGGCCCGGACGGCGCTCCGGGCCGGCTCTTCGAGCGGTTCGCCGGCGACGACTTCACCCTGCTCGGTCTCGGTGCGGGAGCCCGTCCCGAGCTCGCCGGACTGCCCGGCCACGTCCGGCCGGTGCGGGTCGAGGACCGGGACGGCGAGGTCCGCCGGGCCTACGGGGTGACCGGCGAGGCCCTCGTCCTGGTCCGGCCGGACAACCACGTCGCGCTGGTCACCCCGGCCGCCGACGCCGGCCCGGTGCACGCCTTCCTGGCGGGGCTCGGCGCCGCCGGGTGA
- a CDS encoding VOC family protein, whose translation MPTILNPYITYNGDARQALEFYQQVFGGELDLNTYGDFGAGEGDAADRIMHGMLRTGGGLVLMAADNPPGTDHTPGGDISVSLSGEDDAELRGYWQKLSDGGTVTVPMEKQMWGDVFGMCTDRFGITWLVNINQPRS comes from the coding sequence ATGCCGACCATCCTCAACCCCTACATCACCTACAACGGCGACGCCCGGCAGGCCCTGGAGTTCTACCAGCAGGTCTTCGGCGGCGAGCTGGACCTCAACACCTACGGCGACTTCGGCGCCGGGGAGGGCGACGCCGCCGACCGGATCATGCACGGCATGCTGAGGACCGGCGGCGGCCTCGTCCTGATGGCCGCCGACAACCCGCCCGGCACGGACCACACACCGGGCGGCGACATCTCGGTGAGCCTCAGCGGCGAGGACGACGCGGAGCTGCGCGGCTACTGGCAGAAGCTGTCGGACGGCGGCACGGTGACCGTCCCCATGGAGAAGCAGATGTGGGGCGACGTCTTCGGGATGTGCACGGACCGCTTCGGCATCACCTGGCTGGTCAACATCAACCAGCCGCGTTCCTGA
- a CDS encoding MarR family winged helix-turn-helix transcriptional regulator produces MSTQQISDAELAGQPAAYWTGVAYEALIAFTRARQAEKGHTQPQFWLLRNLSRNDISPDGAGMTVPELRAAMASYLRPEDDLTAEAAVLVERGWLTRDADHRLWLTEAGERARVDLARNAPAIRAALHAGIDDADYVTALKVLRQLIRNAGGTVD; encoded by the coding sequence GTGTCGACCCAGCAGATCTCCGACGCCGAACTCGCCGGCCAGCCCGCCGCCTACTGGACCGGTGTCGCCTACGAGGCACTGATCGCGTTCACCCGGGCCCGGCAGGCCGAGAAGGGCCACACCCAGCCGCAGTTCTGGCTGCTGCGCAACCTGTCGAGGAACGACATCTCGCCCGACGGGGCGGGCATGACCGTGCCCGAGCTCCGGGCCGCCATGGCCTCCTACCTCCGGCCCGAGGACGACCTGACGGCGGAGGCCGCGGTACTGGTGGAGCGCGGTTGGCTGACCCGGGACGCCGACCACCGGCTGTGGCTCACCGAGGCGGGCGAGCGGGCCCGGGTCGACCTCGCCCGCAACGCCCCGGCGATCCGCGCCGCCCTCCACGCGGGCATCGACGACGCGGACTACGTCACGGCGCTGAAGGTGCTCCGGCAGCTGATCCGCAACGCGGGCGGGACCGTCGACTGA
- a CDS encoding Re/Si-specific NAD(P)(+) transhydrogenase subunit alpha — translation MSAQDATHHPPRRIGVVAESAAGETRVAATPSTVRGILALGYEVVVESGAGTASGFTDEAYTAAGAGVGDAWAADVVLKVNAPSTAEVARLRDGATLIGLLAPAQRPDLLETLSARPVTALALDAVPRISRAQSMDVLSSMANIAGYRAVIEAAHVFGRFFTGQVTAAGKVPPAKVLVAGAGVAGLAAIGAASSLGAIVRATDPRPEVADQVKSLGGEYLPVQAAQEASTDGYAKATSADYDRAAAALYHEQARDVDIVITTALIPGRAAPRLLTAEDVAAMRPGSVVVDMAAAQGGNVEGTVAGRTVVTDNGVTLIGYTDLAARLPAQASQLFGTNLVNLLKLLTPGKDGQLALDFEDVVQRAVTVVRAGEVTWPPPPVAVSAAPAPASAPAAPAVVEPARPRLAPAARFGLIGAGMLALFLLIAFAPTQLAQNFTVFALAVVIGYYVIGKVHHALHTPLMSVTNAISGIVVIGALLQIGHGSTTVTVLSFVAILLTSVNIFGGFAVTRRMLSMFSSSPERR, via the coding sequence ATGTCTGCACAGGACGCCACGCACCACCCCCCGCGGCGCATCGGTGTGGTCGCCGAGTCGGCCGCCGGGGAGACCCGGGTCGCCGCGACACCGTCCACGGTGCGGGGGATCCTCGCCCTCGGCTACGAGGTCGTGGTCGAGTCCGGGGCCGGTACCGCCTCCGGGTTCACCGACGAGGCCTACACCGCCGCCGGCGCGGGCGTCGGGGACGCCTGGGCGGCCGACGTCGTACTGAAGGTCAACGCGCCGTCGACCGCCGAGGTCGCCCGGCTGCGCGACGGCGCGACCCTGATCGGCCTGCTCGCCCCGGCGCAGCGGCCCGATCTGCTGGAGACGCTGTCCGCGCGCCCGGTCACCGCGCTCGCCCTGGACGCGGTGCCCCGGATCTCCCGGGCGCAGTCGATGGACGTGCTCAGCTCGATGGCCAACATCGCCGGCTACCGGGCGGTGATCGAGGCGGCGCACGTGTTCGGCCGCTTCTTCACCGGCCAGGTGACGGCCGCGGGCAAGGTCCCGCCGGCGAAGGTCCTGGTGGCCGGGGCCGGTGTGGCCGGGCTCGCCGCGATCGGCGCCGCCTCCAGCCTGGGCGCGATCGTCCGGGCGACCGACCCCCGGCCGGAGGTCGCCGACCAGGTGAAGTCCCTCGGCGGGGAGTACCTGCCGGTGCAGGCCGCGCAGGAGGCGAGCACCGACGGCTACGCGAAGGCCACCTCGGCCGACTACGACCGGGCGGCGGCCGCGCTGTACCACGAGCAGGCCCGGGACGTGGACATCGTCATCACCACGGCGCTGATCCCCGGCCGGGCGGCCCCCCGGCTGCTCACCGCCGAGGACGTGGCGGCGATGCGGCCGGGCAGCGTCGTCGTCGACATGGCCGCCGCGCAGGGCGGCAACGTCGAGGGCACGGTCGCGGGCCGGACGGTGGTCACCGACAACGGCGTCACGCTGATCGGCTACACCGACCTCGCGGCCAGGCTGCCCGCCCAGGCCTCGCAGCTGTTCGGCACCAACCTGGTCAACCTGTTGAAGCTGCTGACCCCGGGCAAGGACGGGCAGTTGGCGCTGGACTTCGAGGACGTGGTCCAGCGGGCGGTGACCGTGGTCCGGGCGGGCGAGGTCACCTGGCCGCCACCGCCGGTCGCGGTGTCGGCCGCCCCCGCGCCGGCCTCGGCGCCCGCGGCACCCGCGGTCGTGGAACCGGCGCGGCCGCGGCTCGCCCCGGCGGCCCGGTTCGGACTGATCGGCGCCGGGATGCTCGCGCTGTTCCTGCTGATCGCTTTCGCCCCGACCCAACTGGCCCAGAACTTCACGGTGTTCGCACTCGCCGTGGTCATCGGTTACTACGTGATCGGCAAGGTCCACCACGCCCTGCACACCCCGTTGATGTCGGTCACCAACGCGATCTCCGGGATCGTGGTGATCGGCGCCCTGCTCCAGATCGGGCACGGGAGCACGACGGTCACCGTGCTCTCCTTCGTGGCGATCCTGCTGACGAGCGTGAACATCTTCGGCGGCTTCGCCGTCACCCGCCGCATGCTGAGCATGTTCTCCTCGTCCCCGGAAAGGCGCTGA